The genomic DNA CCACCGGCCTTCGTCCTTTGGGGATGGACCGAAATTTTCTTCGTACCGCGAGTTGCAGGCCGGATACAATCCGCCCAAGGACATGCCCCTGCCCATGACCCCGCCGTTGGGTGCGGATTCGGCATTGCCTTCTGATGGAGGCATGCCCCATCCCTATTCACCGCCCGTGTCGCCTGCGCCGGCTCCCGCCCCGGACGCGACACAGGCCGCACCTCTCGCCGGGACCGATTTTACCTATCTCGGCCAGATTGCCGATACGTATCTGGTGCTGCGGCAAGGGGAATCTCTCGTGCTCATCGACCAGCATGCCGCCCATGAACGGGTGCTGTATGAGGCCATGCGCGCGGAGCGGACCAGAGGGGACAGCCAGCCTCTCGGGTTGCCGCTTGAGATTTCGCTGCATCCGAGTGAGGCGGATATCCTTCAGGGGTTGTGGGAAGACCTGCGCTCCATGGGGTTCCTCCTTGAAATGGACGGCGCGTCCAAGGTGCTCGTGCGCGGGATTCCGCCGACCCTTGATACGGGCAAGGCCCGTGAGTATCTGACCGGCGCGCTGGCGGAAAAGGCCCGCACGCTGGATGATCTCTGGATCATGATGTCCTGCAAGACCGCCATCAAGGCGCGGCAGGCCCTCGCGGTCGATGAAGCCCTGGCGCTTCTTGAAGTCTGGCTGAAAACACCGGACAGGGAATACTGCCCGCATGGTCGTCCCGTTGTTCTCAAGTGGAATCCGCTTGATCTGGAAAAGCTTTTCAAACGCAAATAGAGTTTTTCATGTCCATCCAATACAACAAGATACAGGTGCAGGTGTCGCTCGAGAATCTGCGGCATAACTATCGTGTTTTCCGTTCAACCTGCGACAATGTCATTCCGGTCATCAAGTCCGATGCCTATGGACACGGCCTGATCGAGGTCGGGCGTGCCATGGAGCAGGAAGGGGTGGAAACCCTTGCCGTGGGATTTGTCAACGAAGCGGTGCTGCTGCGTGAGTCGGGTTGCGACAAAAGGATTTTCGCCCTGCTCGGCCCGGTCGATGATGCGGATTTCGCGGCCCTGTGGGATCATGATATTTTAGCGGCAATGGGGCGTTTCGACCAATTGGAGCGGGTCGCACAGATGGCGGAAGATCGGGGCGAAATCCGTGTCGGCCTCAAGTTCGATACCGGCATGCGCCGTCTCGGGTTCCGGCCCGAAGATGTGCCGGGGGTCATCGAGTTCTTTCGCTCCAACCCGAAGGTCGTGCCGGTCATGGCGACTTCGCACCTCGCCCTTGCCGACGAGCCGGAAAACGTTGCCGCCGTGAACGGTCAGGCCGAGAAATTTCAGACAGCGGTTGACGCATTGCGCGGAGCCGGGTTCGATATCGAAGCCAATCTGTCCAATTCCGCCGGGTCCATCGCACACGAGCGGTGCCACTACGACAGCCTTCGTCTGGGCATTTCCCTGTACGGATGCAATCCGCTTCACGGTACCGAGTGGGCGGACAGGTGCGGCGAGTTGCGCCCCGCCATGGAGGTCTCCGCTCCGGTCATGCATGTGCACTGCCTGAAAAAAGGGGAGAGCGTCAGCTACGGATGGACGTACACCGCGGACCGTGACCTGACCGTGGCCGTTGTCGGTGTTGGGTATGCGGACAATTACAGCCGCTCCCTGTCCAATACCGGGTACATGAACATCAAGGGGCACCGTGCGCCCATTCTCGGGCGGATATGCATGCAGATGACCATGGTTGACGTGACCGGTATTATGGGCGAAGGGTTGGACGTCAGACCGGGGGACAGGGCGTGGCTGCTCGGTGGTCCCGGACCGGGAACCATTACCCCGGAAGATCTGGCGGGATGGTGGAAGACCATCACCTATGAAGTTTTCTGCCTGCTGGGAATGAACCGGCGGGAATACAAATGACATTTCTATAAGGAGTATCGATATGCCCGCAGTGAAAGATGATGAATGGGTTGTTGCCGAGAGTTATCCTCTGGCCGACATGCAGGAACAGGGTGTTTCCGCCAAGTGGCTGGAAGGCAAGTGGCTCAACGTCGCTGAAGACATGGCCCTGATCCCCGAGAACAACGTTCGTGTCAGCGAGAAAGACGGCGTCGTCACCGTTGAAGTCTCCATGTATCTGATGGAGTGCATGCGCGGTTTCTAGGCCAGACTGCCGATAAACCGCCATCTGCGTCGTTGCAGCAAAAAGTTCAGACCCTTACGTATGTATAAATACGCTTCGGTCCTGAACTTTTTTTGCGCCTAGCATCTGACGATTTCTCAGCAGCCTGCCAGACGGGACGTGTCATCAATCCGATGTGCTGATCAAAAAGCCCCTTCACGTATTTTCGTGAAGGGGCTTTTTGCGTTGTGAGTCATGTCTTTCGGCAGGGAACTGGGCGAAAATGGAATTTCAACGAAATTATGTCTGCATCGCAGAACGGCCTGAAATCATGCTTCTCGAAAATCTCTTTTCGAAAACGCATGGACAGCTATAGAATCATCACATAAGGAAGTCCCACGCAGTGTTCTGTGTCCGGGATGTTGAGCAGTCCTTTTTCTCACAACATCTTCGGGAACCTGCGTCATGTGACATACAACCTGAAGAGATATTTCATGAATCAGCAACCAGTTTCTCCGCGCGGCAGTGCCCTGATCCCACTGCTGCTGTTCCTTGTTTTGTTTATCGGTACCGGCGCAGCCCTGACGGCACAGGGAAAGAGCATGGCCTTTTACCAGCTTTCCGCCGCTGTCGCCATCCTGCCCGCCATTGCACTGGCCCTTGCCATGGGCAGGGATAAATTCGAGAGCAAGATTTCCGTTTTCCTTTCCGGTGTCGGCGACATCAACATCGTCACCATGTGCATCATTTATCTTCTGGCCGGTGGCTTCGCTTCGGTGGCAAAGGCCATCGGCGGCGTGGACGCCACGGTCAACCTCGGGCTGGCCTTTATCCCCGCCGCACTGGTTTTGCCCGGACTGTTTGCCATTGCCGCGTTTGTGGCAACCGCCATGGGAACGTCCATGGGAACCATCGCCGCCATCGCGCCCATTGCCGCCGGAGTCGGCCA from uncultured Pseudodesulfovibrio sp. includes the following:
- the alr gene encoding alanine racemase gives rise to the protein MSIQYNKIQVQVSLENLRHNYRVFRSTCDNVIPVIKSDAYGHGLIEVGRAMEQEGVETLAVGFVNEAVLLRESGCDKRIFALLGPVDDADFAALWDHDILAAMGRFDQLERVAQMAEDRGEIRVGLKFDTGMRRLGFRPEDVPGVIEFFRSNPKVVPVMATSHLALADEPENVAAVNGQAEKFQTAVDALRGAGFDIEANLSNSAGSIAHERCHYDSLRLGISLYGCNPLHGTEWADRCGELRPAMEVSAPVMHVHCLKKGESVSYGWTYTADRDLTVAVVGVGYADNYSRSLSNTGYMNIKGHRAPILGRICMQMTMVDVTGIMGEGLDVRPGDRAWLLGGPGPGTITPEDLAGWWKTITYEVFCLLGMNRREYK